The following proteins are encoded in a genomic region of Debaryomyces hansenii CBS767 chromosome G complete sequence:
- a CDS encoding DEHA2G06336p (weakly similar to uniprot|P09937 Saccharomyces cerevisiae YOR313C SPS4 Protein whose expression is induced during sporulation): MSANIDTLSTIEHSGDSKAENPISPCSQKQFLSHFRSYSLVNSTRDIIFMIPLARQCATNIAPTYQVIRNTNPIKVVMDKGDPIADGALNRLDSVAPSLRKYDYDLWTPLTRPVSGTLESSRRMFSNGNETIKATIIEPSAKTVHDLRDRFHYVVYDNNGKGIITSTADPLVAPFNDYLENLVAKRYPVSKPDSKNHSSELSRTVRLIVEAVRGVNGATENPSQKSTREEEGGEIIDHYKAVEKDTAHEESVELTQ; encoded by the coding sequence ATGTCTGCTAATATCGATACTCTCTCAACTATTGAGCATTCTGGTGATAGTAAGGCAGAAAATCCTATTAGTCCATGTCTGcaaaaacaatttttgaGTCATTTTAGACTGTACTCTCTTGTGAATTCGACAAGggatattatttttatgaTTCCGTTAGCCAGACAATGTGCGACTAATATTGCTCCAACTTATCAAGTGATTAGAAATACAAACCCAATTAAGGTAGTCATGGATAAAGGTGATCCAATTGCTGATGGTGCTTTGAATAGACTTGACTCTGTTGCCCCAAGCTTAAGAAaatatgattatgattTGTGGACCCCGCTCACTCGTCCAGTAAGTGGAACCTTAGAAAGTTCTCGCCGTATGTTCTCGAATGGTAATGAAACCATTAAGGCAACGATAATTGAACCATCAGCAAAAACAGTACATGATTTGCGTGATCGCTTTCACTATGTGGTTTATGATAACAATGGAAAGGGAATTATCACCAGTACTGCTGACCCTTTAGTTGCCCCTTTCAACGATTATTTAGAAAATCTTGTCGCTAAGCGTTATCCAGTATCAAAACCGGATTCCAAGAATCATTCTAGCGAATTGTCTCGTACCGTACGATTAATTGTTGAAGCCGTTAGAGGAGTTAATGGAGCGACTGAAAATCCTTCCCAAAAGTCCacaagagaagaagaaggaggAGAAATCATCGATCATTATAAAGCAGTTGAAAAAGATACTGCTCACGAAGAATCCGTTGAACTTACACAATAG
- a CDS encoding DEHA2G06314p (highly similar to uniprot|Q12460 Saccharomyces cerevisiae YLR197W SIK1 Component of the small (ribosomal) subunit (SSU) processosome that contains U3 snoRNA): MAGLDYLLFEEATGYAIFKVLIQQDDISSRSKEVQEASNDLAKFSKMVELVSFAPFKGAAQALENANDISEGLVSDYLKSILELNLPKGSSKKKINLGVSDKNLGPSIKEFFPYVDCLANETVQDFLRGIRVHGTKLLKELQEGDIERAQLGLGHAFSRAKVKFSVQKNDNHIIQAIALLDQLDKDINTFAMRVKEWYGWHFPELAKIVPDNYNFARLTLFIKDKASLTDESLHDIAALVNDDSAIAQKVIDNAKISMGQDISEQDMENVATFAERVVSISEYRTRLYQYLTDKMNTVAPNLTTLIGEVVGARLISHAGSLTNLSKQAASTVQILGAEKALFRALKTKGNTPKYGLMYHSSFIGRASAKNKGRISRYLANKCSIASRIDNYSDEPSTAFGQILKKQVEERLNFYDTGSTPMKNADAIKEALALSGDLDEEEAGDVTAVADSEEETKSSKKEKKEKKEKKEKKDKKEKKEKKEKKEKKRKADDDESPKKKKKKSKD; encoded by the coding sequence ATGGCTGGTTTAGACTACCTTCTTTTCGAAGAAGCAACTGGTTATGCTATTTTCAAAGTGTTAATTCAGCAAGATGACATTTCATCTAGACTGAAGGAAGTTCAAGAAGCATCTAACGATTTGGCCAAATTTTCCAAGATGGTTGAATTAGTTTCATTTGCTCCATTCAAGGGTGCAGCCCAAGCTTTAGAAAATGCTAATGATATTTCCGAAGGGTTAGTTTCTGATTActtgaaatcaattttagaattgaaCTTACCAAAGGGTTCttccaagaagaagatcaacTTAGGTGTTTCTGATAAAAACTTAGGTCCATCTATTAAGGAGTTCTTCCCATACGTTGATTGTTTAGCAAACGAAACTGTTCAAGATTTCTTAAGAGGTATTAGAGTTCATGGTACCaagttattgaaagaattacAGGAAGGTGACATTGAAAGAGCACAGTTAGGTTTAGGGCATGCTTTCTCCCGTGCTAAAGTTAAGTTTTCAGTACAAAAGAATGATAACCATATCATCCAAGCTATTGCCTTATTAGATCAATTAGATAAGGATATTAATACTTTTGCCATGAGAGTAAAGGAATGGTACGGATGGCACTTTCCAGAATTAGCCAAAATTGTCCCTGATAATTACAATTTTGCTAGATTGacattattcattaagGATAAAGCTTCATTGACCGATGAATCTTTGCATGATATTGCCGCATTAGTTAACGACGATTCTGCTATTGCCCAAAAGGTTATTGATAATGCGAAAATCTCTATGGGTCAAGATATCTCCGAGCAAGATATGGAAAACGTCGCTACTTTTGCCGAAAGGGTTGTTTCCATTTCGGAATACAGAACCAGATTATACCAATATTTAACCGATAAAATGAATACCGTTGCTCCAAATTTAACTACTTTAATTGGTGAAGTTGTCGGTGCCAGATTAATTTCGCATGCAGGTTCTTTGACAAACTTGTCGAAACAAGCTGCTTCAACTGTTCAAATTTTAGGTGCTGAAAAGGCTTTGTTCAGAGCATTGAAGACTAAGGGAAATACACCAAAATACGGTTTAATGTACcattcttcatttattgGTAGAGCTTCTGCTAAGAACAAGGGTAGAATTTCCAGATACTTAGCCAACAAGTGTTCTATTgcttcaagaattgataaCTATTCTGATGAGCCATCTACCGCTTTTGGTCAAATCTTAAAGAAACAAGTTGAAGAAAGGTTAAATTTCTACGATACAGGTTCTACTCCTATGAAAAATGCTGATGCTATTAAAGAAGCTTTAGCTTTGTCTGGTGAtcttgatgaagaagaagctggTGATGTGACTGCTGTTGCTGActctgaagaagaaaccaAGTCTTCtaagaaagagaagaaggaaaagaaagagaagaaggaaaagaaggataaaaaggaaaagaaagagaagaaggaaaagaaggaaaagaagcGTAAGGCTGATGATGACGAGTCtccaaagaagaagaagaagaagtctAAGGATTAG